From a single Labrus bergylta chromosome 14, fLabBer1.1, whole genome shotgun sequence genomic region:
- the itpkca gene encoding inositol-trisphosphate 3-kinase C isoform X2, translating to MTPKKPQQWLQVVGHAGSFHVGDYGTLLKRFCEGEQQCYLRLMEDSLRPFVPAYHGVVQRDEQDYNMMDNLLTHFNTPAIMDCKMGTRTYLEEELVIARERPQPRKDMYEKMVAVDPEAPTVQERAQQAVLKTRYMQWRETLSSTTTLGFRIEGFRKADEECHTNFKRTKSREQVIEALDNFVDSNTTILWGYLRRLKQLRQVLEASDFFKSHEVVGSSLLFVHDWTGSTGVWMIDFGKTAALPSHLTLDHRTPWEEGNREDGYLWGLDNLIDILSNMLPLT from the exons ATGACTCCCAAGAAACCTCAGCAGTGGCTGCAAGTGGTTGGACatgcag GAAGTTTTCATGTTGGGGATTATGGGACCTTGCTGAAGAGGTTTTGTGAAGGGGAGCAGCAATGCTACCTCAGGCTGATGGAGGACTCTCTGAGGCCCTTTGTTCCAGCCTACCACGGTGTGGTGCAGCGGGACGAGCAAGATTACAACATGATGGACAACTTGCTGACCCATTTCAACACGCCGGCCATCATGGACTGCAAGATGGGCACCCG TACGTACCTCGAGGAGGAGTTGGTAATTGCTCGAGAACGGCCCCAGCCTCGTAAAGACATGTACGAGAAGATGGTAGCCGTGGATCCAGAGGCCCCGACGGTTCAGGAAAGAGCCCAGCAAGCTGTGCTGAAGACCAGGTACATGCAGTGGAGGGAGACGCTGAGCTCCACTACAACTCTGGGTTTCCGAATCGAAGGATTCAGG AAGGCAGATGAAGAATGCCACACAAACTTCAAAAGGACCAAAAGCAGAGAACAAGTGATCGAGGCGCTTGACAATTTTGTCGACTCCAATACAACCATTTTG TGGGGCTATCTGAGACGACTGAAGCAGTTGCGGCAGGTCTTGGAAGCATCAGACTTCTTCAAATCACATGAG GTTGTGGGCAGTTCTTTACTGTTTGTTCACGACTGGACAGGCAGTACAGGAGTGTGGATGATTGACTTTGGGAAGACAGCCGCCTTGCCGTCACACCTCACGTTGGACCACCGCACTCCCTGGGAGGAGGGCAATCGAGAAGATGGCTACCTCTGGGGTCTGGACAACCTCATTGATATACTGTCCAATATGCTGCCATTGACTTAA
- the kcnk12l gene encoding potassium channel subfamily K member 13, with amino-acid sequence MAQRRAAGSCCCPRAPVNEDNARFCLLAGLILLYLLCGAAIFSALEHPFELRARHLWKQQLDNFTQRYRVNLGALHTLLRQYEEANGAGIRVDTLRPRWDFSGAFYFVGTVVSTIGFGMTTPATIAGKIFLIFYGLIGCAATILFFNLFLERIITMLAYIMRWCHERRLKCAGVGVVASREESSSEDDSLEGWKPSVYYVMLILGVASIVIACSASTLYSSMENWSYVDSLYFCFVAFSTIGFGDLVSSQRQQYESQEAYRLGNCLFILMGVCCIYSLFNVISIIIKQTLNWIVGKFVCHSRHKTCSCSAPSCWRLCCLCPLKKKHNQRRLPAHLRQKRFKRNTVQPISSHCPTGKHRYTEGSVETVCDSETEAGAVNDGVNVGRRLSGEMISVNEFMVSNKVSLALLQKQLSETAHQGPRQSYGHHNGFSGGVGALAIMNNRLQETSVDR; translated from the exons ATGGCTCAGAGGAGAGCTGcaggcagctgctgctgcccGCGGGCGCCCGTGAATGAAGACAATGCCCGTTTTTGCCTGCTGGCCGGGCTCATCCTTCTCTACTTGCTATGTGGGGCGGCTATCTTCTCTGCCCTGGAGCACCCCTTTGAACTGAGAGCCCGCCACCTCTGGAAACAGCAGCTAGACAACTTCACCCAGAGGTACAGGGTGAACCTGGGTGCCCTGCACACACTGCTGCGGCAGTATGAGGAGGCGAATGGAGCTGGGATCAGAGTGGACACATTGAGGCCCCGTTGGGACTTTTCCGGAGCGTTCTACTTTGTGGGCACAGTGGTCTCCACTATTG GCTTTGGCATGACCACACCAGCCACCATAGCTGGGAAAATATTTCTAATTTTTTACGGTCTTATCGGCTGTGCTGCCACCATCCTCTTCTTCAATCTGTTCCTGGAGAGGATCATCACCATGCTGGCTTACATCATGCGCTGGTGTCACGAGCGCAGGCTTAAGTGTGCTGGAGTCGGGGTGGTGGCCAGCCGGGAGGAATCATCCAGTGAGGACGACAGTCTTGAAGGCTGGAAGCCGTCAGTCTATTATGTTATGCTGATCCTGGGTGTGGCATCAATTGTGATCGCATGCAGCGCCTCCACCCTGTACAGCTCCATGGAGAACTGGAGCTACGTGGACTCACTCTACTTCTGCTTCGTGGCCTTCAGCACCATTGGTTTCGGGGACCTGGTGAGCAGTCAGAGGCAGCAGTACGAGTCTCAGGAGGCTTACCGACTTGGGAACTGCCTTTTCATCTTAATGGGGGTGTGTTGCATCTACTCACTTTTCAATGTAATTTCTATTATCATTAAGCAGACCCTCAACTGGATTGTGGGTAAATTTGTTTGCCACAGTCGGCACAAGACCTGCTCCTGCTCCGCACCGAGCTGCTGGAGGCTCTGCTGCCTCTGCCCCctcaagaaaaaacacaaccaaagacgTCTGCCTGCACACCTCAGGCAAAAACGCTTTAAACGAAACACTGTGCAGCCTATCTCCTCCCACTGCCCAACAGGAAAACACCGCTACACGGAGGGTTCCGTGGAGACGGTATGTGACAGTGAGACAGAGGCAGGAGCGGTGAACGATGGGGTTAACGTGGGCCGTCGTCTTTCAGGAGAGATGATCTCCGTCAATGAATTCATGGTGTCCAATAAGGTGTCTCTCgctctgctgcagaaacagctgaGCGAAACGGCTCATCAGGGTCCACGACAGAGCTACGGACATCACAATGGATTCTCTGGTGGAGTAGGGGCTTTAGCTATTATGAATAATCGCCTACAGGAAACCAGTGTAGATAGGTAG
- the rtn2b gene encoding reticulon-2b isoform X1, with amino-acid sequence MANKFVDLVYWRNMRRTGVVFTGLVIGLASVFQLSAITVLSHVCLGVMSVTFFLRLYYKLLEMLRWNAGVHPFQSYLDNDSSLTEKETVMLVEELVLLIAFAITEIKRLLFIESIIDSVKFVVLLYLLTYVGVLTSGLTLVITAVIAAFSIPLLYKKQKLRIRRMVRGVKAFVKRIKNMFLGLIKSVRPSSAPEPAAKPAPVAAPAPPAAAPAPKQKAKSK; translated from the exons ATGGCAAACAAAT TTGTGGATCTGGTGTATTGGCGGAACATGAGGAGGACCGGTGTGGTGTTCACGGGGCTGGTGATCGGTCTGGCCAGCGTGTTCCAGCTTAGTGCCATCACGGTGCTCTCACACGTCTGTCTTGGTGTCATGAGTGTCACCTTCTTCCTCCGCCTCTACTATAAACTGCTGGAGATGCTGCGCTGGAACGCTGGTGTGCACCCCTTCCA GTCTTACCTGGATAATGACAGCTCTTTGACAGAAAAGGAGACAGTGATGCTGGTGGAGGAGTTGGTGCTGCTGATTGCATTCGCCATCACAGAGATCAAACGCCTGCTTTTCATCGAGAGCATTATCGACTCAGTTAAG tttgttgtACTCCTGTATCTGTTGACCTATGTTGGCGTCCTTACCAGTGGACTGACTTTGGTTATAACAG ctGTAATTGCAGCTTTCTCCATTCCTCTTCTGTACAAAAAGCAGAAG TTGCGGATAAGGAGGATGGTAAGAGGGGTCAAAGCTTTTGTTAAAAGAATCAAAAACAT GTTCCTTGGTCTGATAAAATCAGTAAGACCTTCCTCTGCCCCTGAACCCGCTGCTAAACCTGCACCAGTAGCTGCACCAGCACCACCAGCTGCTGCACCGGCCCCAAAACAGAAAGCCAAGTCCAAGTAA
- the rtn2b gene encoding reticulon-2b isoform X2, which translates to MRRTGVVFTGLVIGLASVFQLSAITVLSHVCLGVMSVTFFLRLYYKLLEMLRWNAGVHPFQSYLDNDSSLTEKETVMLVEELVLLIAFAITEIKRLLFIESIIDSVKFVVLLYLLTYVGVLTSGLTLVITAVIAAFSIPLLYKKQKLRIRRMVRGVKAFVKRIKNMFLGLIKSVRPSSAPEPAAKPAPVAAPAPPAAAPAPKQKAKSK; encoded by the exons ATGAGGAGGACCGGTGTGGTGTTCACGGGGCTGGTGATCGGTCTGGCCAGCGTGTTCCAGCTTAGTGCCATCACGGTGCTCTCACACGTCTGTCTTGGTGTCATGAGTGTCACCTTCTTCCTCCGCCTCTACTATAAACTGCTGGAGATGCTGCGCTGGAACGCTGGTGTGCACCCCTTCCA GTCTTACCTGGATAATGACAGCTCTTTGACAGAAAAGGAGACAGTGATGCTGGTGGAGGAGTTGGTGCTGCTGATTGCATTCGCCATCACAGAGATCAAACGCCTGCTTTTCATCGAGAGCATTATCGACTCAGTTAAG tttgttgtACTCCTGTATCTGTTGACCTATGTTGGCGTCCTTACCAGTGGACTGACTTTGGTTATAACAG ctGTAATTGCAGCTTTCTCCATTCCTCTTCTGTACAAAAAGCAGAAG TTGCGGATAAGGAGGATGGTAAGAGGGGTCAAAGCTTTTGTTAAAAGAATCAAAAACAT GTTCCTTGGTCTGATAAAATCAGTAAGACCTTCCTCTGCCCCTGAACCCGCTGCTAAACCTGCACCAGTAGCTGCACCAGCACCACCAGCTGCTGCACCGGCCCCAAAACAGAAAGCCAAGTCCAAGTAA
- the itpkca gene encoding inositol-trisphosphate 3-kinase C isoform X1, translating to MFFENSAWTKQQSCGTSAITPMTPKKPQQWLQVVGHAGSFHVGDYGTLLKRFCEGEQQCYLRLMEDSLRPFVPAYHGVVQRDEQDYNMMDNLLTHFNTPAIMDCKMGTRTYLEEELVIARERPQPRKDMYEKMVAVDPEAPTVQERAQQAVLKTRYMQWRETLSSTTTLGFRIEGFRKADEECHTNFKRTKSREQVIEALDNFVDSNTTILWGYLRRLKQLRQVLEASDFFKSHEVVGSSLLFVHDWTGSTGVWMIDFGKTAALPSHLTLDHRTPWEEGNREDGYLWGLDNLIDILSNMLPLT from the exons ATGTTTTTCGAG AACTCTGCatggacaaaacaacaaagttgcGGGACTTCAGCTATAACTCCTATGACTCCCAAGAAACCTCAGCAGTGGCTGCAAGTGGTTGGACatgcag GAAGTTTTCATGTTGGGGATTATGGGACCTTGCTGAAGAGGTTTTGTGAAGGGGAGCAGCAATGCTACCTCAGGCTGATGGAGGACTCTCTGAGGCCCTTTGTTCCAGCCTACCACGGTGTGGTGCAGCGGGACGAGCAAGATTACAACATGATGGACAACTTGCTGACCCATTTCAACACGCCGGCCATCATGGACTGCAAGATGGGCACCCG TACGTACCTCGAGGAGGAGTTGGTAATTGCTCGAGAACGGCCCCAGCCTCGTAAAGACATGTACGAGAAGATGGTAGCCGTGGATCCAGAGGCCCCGACGGTTCAGGAAAGAGCCCAGCAAGCTGTGCTGAAGACCAGGTACATGCAGTGGAGGGAGACGCTGAGCTCCACTACAACTCTGGGTTTCCGAATCGAAGGATTCAGG AAGGCAGATGAAGAATGCCACACAAACTTCAAAAGGACCAAAAGCAGAGAACAAGTGATCGAGGCGCTTGACAATTTTGTCGACTCCAATACAACCATTTTG TGGGGCTATCTGAGACGACTGAAGCAGTTGCGGCAGGTCTTGGAAGCATCAGACTTCTTCAAATCACATGAG GTTGTGGGCAGTTCTTTACTGTTTGTTCACGACTGGACAGGCAGTACAGGAGTGTGGATGATTGACTTTGGGAAGACAGCCGCCTTGCCGTCACACCTCACGTTGGACCACCGCACTCCCTGGGAGGAGGGCAATCGAGAAGATGGCTACCTCTGGGGTCTGGACAACCTCATTGATATACTGTCCAATATGCTGCCATTGACTTAA
- the ccdc61 gene encoding centrosomal protein CCDC61 isoform X1, with protein sequence MEEVSEVVEEMVFRGVEFSVKIEVEKSVLIVEISDSMTADQWRGDFDPAYIEDLTRKTGNFKQFPIFCSMLESAVRKMSDSVTLDLLTYADLELLRNRKAGVVSRPRSHQQPSALTAKRYLILIYTVEFDRIHYPLPLPYAGKPDPAALRKEVRALRAELSAVASHGVNKSAELEIQRLRKELALVKEEKAAMAKVLERLQLDGSGPTSGREDWRVRGVVTTLEEQLVKERAKSQRSASKRSQEQRLLTEQLEELRASECALRVRVKSLTNELALLRRGLDNLSVKVTPVSGRLSYRVDGEIYRSVSRERSVGYGTVRARSGSRDRIENRGQRSEERGRRADSSGPHARIHRPSPSPTGSRGPRFDPTAYIQDRQRRLKEAEQKKQRKVRREMLTSPIVTERGRSRSREAYPLMARSSSRGRSLSVERRGSRNSSESSLVDMEEMARTLFRGRKQTYNGPSVSRDLLTRKPLSSTPTQRMKDKESSMDTGAELSEIDARLQALQDYMRDLDTGH encoded by the exons ATGGAGGAGGTTTCTGAGGTGGTGGAGGAAATGGTATTTCGAGGAGTGGAGTTCTCTGTAAAGATCGAGGTGGAAAAGAGTGTGCTGATAGTCGAAATCTCAGACTCAATGACAGCTGATCAGTGGAGGGGCGACTTTGATCCAGCAT ACATTGAGGACCTCACCCGCAAAACAGGAAACTTCAAGCAGTTCCCTATCTTTTGTAGCATGTTGGaatcagctgtcagaaag ATGAGTGATTCTGTGACTCTTGACCTGCTGACCTATGCAGACCTGGAGCTGCTGCGCAACAGAAAAGCAGGCGTAGTTAGTCGTCCTCGCAGTCATCAGCAGCCCTCTGCTCTCACTGCCAAAAGATATCTAATCCTTATTTACACTGTGGAGTTTGACAG GATACACTACCCTTTACCTCTACCCTATGCGGGTAAGCCTGACCCGGCAGCTCTGCGAAAAGAAGTGAGAGCTCTGAGGGCTGAGCTCAGCGCTGTCGCCTCTCATGGAGTTAACAAATCTGCAGAACTAGAGATCCAGAGGCTACGAAAAGA GCTTGCCCTGGTGAAAGAAGAGAAAGCGGCCATGGCTAAGGTTTTGGAGCGACTGCAGCTCGATGGAAGTGGTCCGACATCCGGACGAGAGGACTGGAGGGTCAGAGGCGTGGTGACGACACTGGAGGAGCAGCTTGTTAAAGAGCGGGCCAAAAGTCAACGTTCAGCGAGCAAGAGAAGCCAAGAGCAGCGACTGCTGACTGAGCAG TTGGAGGAGCTGCGAGCATCAGAATGCGCTCTCCGCGTTCGTGTCAAGAGTCTTACAAATGAGCTGGCTTTACTACGGAGAGGGTTAGACAATCTAAGCGT CAAAGTGACTCCTGTGTCTGGCCGCCTCAGCTATCGAGTCGACGGGGAAATCTATCGCTCGGTCTCCCGTGAGAGAAGTGTGGGGTACGGGACGGTCAGGGCTCGCTCTGGGTCCAGAGATCGTATTGAGAACAGGGGTCAAAGGTcggaggaaagaggaagaagagcgGACTCCTCAGGACCACATGCTCGCATACACAGGCCATCACCTTCTCCCACGG GGTCTCGGGGGCCACGCTTTGACCCAACCGCATACATCCAGGACAGACAGCGCAGACTGAAAGAGGCGGAACAGAAGAA ACAGAGGAAGGTACGTAGAGAAATGCTGACCTCACCTATTGTCACTGAGCGTGGGCGTTCACGCTCAAGGGAGGCGTATCCTCTGATGGCCCGGTCCAGCAGCAGAGGCAGGAGTTTATCTGTGGAGCGCAGAGGGAGCAGGAACTCATCTGAGAGCTCGTTGGTGGATATGGAGGAAATGGCTAGAACTCTGTTCAG GGGAAGAAAACAGACCTACAATGGACCCAGTGTG TCGAGAGACCTTTTAACCAGGAAGCCATTAAGCAGTACTCCAACACAGAGGATGAAAGACAAAG AGAGCTCCATGGATACAGGTGCTGAGCTGTCAGAGATTGATGCCAGACTGCAGGCGCTTCAGGACTACATGAGGGACCTCGATACAGGACACTAA
- the ppm1nb gene encoding protein phosphatase, Mg2+/Mn2+ dependent, 1Nb (putative), protein MRTARKGSVEMPAFMRQLVKETEKRVSSFFKGGRGGAAEGDHPGEGEKEEVIPSPYLDRPVLDKLAEEGCARWGLTYALGSMQGWRANMEDFHNCVPQLGGQLADWSFFAVFDGHAGSTVAQYCSQHLLGHMLATGGLVPEDDPLKVKGAIIEGFLQTDKHLHSVARREGWERGGTTVVSTLISPYYIYFANCGDSRAMLCRSGQVCFSTEDHKPYSPFEKERIESAGGSVTVQRINGSLAVSRALGDFSYKAAENRTPSQQMVSPEPEVCVVERSPADEFLVLACDGVWDTISNEDLCAFIHNRLRVCTDLRDVCTQVIDLCLYKGSLDNISIILLCFPGAPQLSAEALHQEAELEDLLESKVAEIYEELCARGEDPDLLSVLTVLASAVIPGLPPGGGIQSKRNCIISAYYQQREMHNPTLPNGL, encoded by the exons ATGAGGACAGCCAGGAAGGGCAGCGTCGAGATGCCTGCTTTCATGCGGCAGCTGGTTAAAGAGACCGAGAAGAGGGTCAGCTCTTTCTTCAAGGGGGGACGTGGAGGAGCAGCAGAAGGGGATCATccaggggagggggagaaagaggaagtCATCCCCAGTCCTTACCTAGACCGTCCTGTCCTCGACAAACTAGCAGAGGAGGGCTGTGCCCGCTGGGGTCTCACCTACGCCCTGGGGAGCATGCAGGGCTGGAGGGCCAACATGGAGGACTTCCACAACTGTGTTCCACAGCTGGGAGGACAGCTGGCCGACTGGAGCTTCTTCGCTGTATTTGATGGTCATGCTGGAAGCACAGTAGCACAGTACTGCTCCCAGCACCTTCTGGGTCACATGCTGGCCACAG GTGGATTGGTCCCAGAAGACGACCCCCTAAAGGTGAAAGGAGCCATCATCGAGGGCTTCCTGCAAACAGACAAGCACCTGCATTCAGTGGCACGTCGAGAAGGTTGGGAAAGGGGTGGCACCACTGTGGTATCCACTCTCATCTCACCGTATTACATCTACTTCGCCAACTGTGGTGACTCGAGGGCCATGCTGTGCAGGTCTGGGCAAGTTTGCTTCTCCACTGAGGACCACAAACCTTACAGCCCTTTTGAGAAAGAGCGAATAGAAAGCGCAGGCGGCTCAGTGACCGTCCAAAGGATCAATGGCTCCCTGGCAGTGTCCCGTGCTCTGGGGGACTTCAGCTACAAGGCAGCCGAGAACAGGACGCCCAGCCAACAGATGGTGTCACCAGAGCCAGAGGTGTGTGTGGTGGAGCGCTCACCCGCAGATGAGTTCCTGGTGCTGGCCTGCGACGGAGTGTGGGACACCATCAGCAATGAGGACCTGTGCGCCTTCATCCACAATCGGCTGCGTGTCTGCACTGACCTGAGAGATGTCTGCACTCAAGTCATTGACCTTTGTCTCTACAAG GGCAGCCTGGACAACATCAGCATCATCCTGCTGTGCTTCCCTGGAGCCCCCCAGCTGTCAGCAGAGGCATTACACCAGGAGGCCGAGCTGGAGGACCTGCTGGAGTCCAAAGTAGCAG AGATTTATGAAGAGCTGTGTGCCAGAGGTGAAGATCCAGACTTGTTGTCAGTGCTCACTGTCCTTGCATCCGCTGTCATTCCTGGACTACCACCAGGAGGAGGCATACAGAGCAA AAGAAACTGCATTATTTCTGCTTACTACCAACAAAGAGAGATGCACAACCCCACACTACCAAAT GGCCTGTGA
- the ccdc61 gene encoding centrosomal protein CCDC61 isoform X2 has protein sequence MEEVSEVVEEMVFRGVEFSVKIEVEKSVLIVEISDSMTADQWRGDFDPAYIEDLTRKTGNFKQFPIFCSMLESAVRKMSDSVTLDLLTYADLELLRNRKAGVVSRPRSHQQPSALTAKRYLILIYTVEFDRIHYPLPLPYAGKPDPAALRKEVRALRAELSAVASHGVNKSAELEIQRLRKELALVKEEKAAMAKVLERLQLDGSGPTSGREDWRVRGVVTTLEEQLVKERAKSQRSASKRSQEQRLLTEQLEELRASECALRVRVKSLTNELALLRRGKVTPVSGRLSYRVDGEIYRSVSRERSVGYGTVRARSGSRDRIENRGQRSEERGRRADSSGPHARIHRPSPSPTGSRGPRFDPTAYIQDRQRRLKEAEQKKQRKVRREMLTSPIVTERGRSRSREAYPLMARSSSRGRSLSVERRGSRNSSESSLVDMEEMARTLFRGRKQTYNGPSVSRDLLTRKPLSSTPTQRMKDKESSMDTGAELSEIDARLQALQDYMRDLDTGH, from the exons ATGGAGGAGGTTTCTGAGGTGGTGGAGGAAATGGTATTTCGAGGAGTGGAGTTCTCTGTAAAGATCGAGGTGGAAAAGAGTGTGCTGATAGTCGAAATCTCAGACTCAATGACAGCTGATCAGTGGAGGGGCGACTTTGATCCAGCAT ACATTGAGGACCTCACCCGCAAAACAGGAAACTTCAAGCAGTTCCCTATCTTTTGTAGCATGTTGGaatcagctgtcagaaag ATGAGTGATTCTGTGACTCTTGACCTGCTGACCTATGCAGACCTGGAGCTGCTGCGCAACAGAAAAGCAGGCGTAGTTAGTCGTCCTCGCAGTCATCAGCAGCCCTCTGCTCTCACTGCCAAAAGATATCTAATCCTTATTTACACTGTGGAGTTTGACAG GATACACTACCCTTTACCTCTACCCTATGCGGGTAAGCCTGACCCGGCAGCTCTGCGAAAAGAAGTGAGAGCTCTGAGGGCTGAGCTCAGCGCTGTCGCCTCTCATGGAGTTAACAAATCTGCAGAACTAGAGATCCAGAGGCTACGAAAAGA GCTTGCCCTGGTGAAAGAAGAGAAAGCGGCCATGGCTAAGGTTTTGGAGCGACTGCAGCTCGATGGAAGTGGTCCGACATCCGGACGAGAGGACTGGAGGGTCAGAGGCGTGGTGACGACACTGGAGGAGCAGCTTGTTAAAGAGCGGGCCAAAAGTCAACGTTCAGCGAGCAAGAGAAGCCAAGAGCAGCGACTGCTGACTGAGCAG TTGGAGGAGCTGCGAGCATCAGAATGCGCTCTCCGCGTTCGTGTCAAGAGTCTTACAAATGAGCTGGCTTTACTACGGAGAGG CAAAGTGACTCCTGTGTCTGGCCGCCTCAGCTATCGAGTCGACGGGGAAATCTATCGCTCGGTCTCCCGTGAGAGAAGTGTGGGGTACGGGACGGTCAGGGCTCGCTCTGGGTCCAGAGATCGTATTGAGAACAGGGGTCAAAGGTcggaggaaagaggaagaagagcgGACTCCTCAGGACCACATGCTCGCATACACAGGCCATCACCTTCTCCCACGG GGTCTCGGGGGCCACGCTTTGACCCAACCGCATACATCCAGGACAGACAGCGCAGACTGAAAGAGGCGGAACAGAAGAA ACAGAGGAAGGTACGTAGAGAAATGCTGACCTCACCTATTGTCACTGAGCGTGGGCGTTCACGCTCAAGGGAGGCGTATCCTCTGATGGCCCGGTCCAGCAGCAGAGGCAGGAGTTTATCTGTGGAGCGCAGAGGGAGCAGGAACTCATCTGAGAGCTCGTTGGTGGATATGGAGGAAATGGCTAGAACTCTGTTCAG GGGAAGAAAACAGACCTACAATGGACCCAGTGTG TCGAGAGACCTTTTAACCAGGAAGCCATTAAGCAGTACTCCAACACAGAGGATGAAAGACAAAG AGAGCTCCATGGATACAGGTGCTGAGCTGTCAGAGATTGATGCCAGACTGCAGGCGCTTCAGGACTACATGAGGGACCTCGATACAGGACACTAA